The Vitis vinifera cultivar Pinot Noir 40024 chromosome 1, ASM3070453v1 DNA segment TCCTGTCTCAGCTCCCAAATTTTAATTCTGTTGCTGGGGTTTCATTAGCGGCTGCCATAATGTCACTATGgtaccttttttctttttcttcaactttaGTTTACTCGTAGATTCTATCCGAATgcgatatttattttttgtgttagtGGGCATAATGAACTTCTAACGAAAAGTGATGCCGGGAATCTAGGAAATTTaaactgagaaaaaaaaatggtggggTATAAAATTAATGGTTCTAGTGAAGGGAATTTCTAAAAGggttcttattttgtttttattttattcctctTAATATGCTAATTCATGTGTGCATGTCCAAAGCCTGATAAGCGAACCTAGTTTCATTCCCAACTGTCAACCTAAATCCAAACAAAAAATCTGGCAGTGATTCAAAAATAGCCACGAATCTAgtttatatatgttaaaaaacaCTATGATTTTGTTTCAGTAATAATTTGAGGTAATTTAAATAATTCCCAGgaaaaaggatggatggaataaGTTTTGGTAATAGTCCAATGTGTTTATGCAGATCATCTTCTCTGTCAGACCCATGTAAACGGTCACAGCCAATGATTTAATGGAATTGAAGAAAGCCAAAAACAAATCATAGAATTAAGCAAGGGGAATTTTGAGCATAGATTGATTATTGTTTCACTGTTAATCAGTTGGGTTAATCTGATTGCAGTTATTCAACTATAGCCTGGGTGGGTTGCTTGAGTAAAGGTCAAATCGAGAACGTGAACTATGGATACAAGTACACAAGCCCAAGCGATTACATGTTCCGGGTTTTCAATGCATTGGGTCAAATCACGTTTGCATTTGCTGGCCATGCAGTGGCCTTAGAAATTCAGGCCACAATTCCGTCAACTCCTGAGAAACCTTCAAGGATACCCATGTGGAAAGGTGCAATCGGGGCCTATTTTATCAACGCAATTTGCTATTTTCCGGTAGCTTTTGTTGGATACTGGGCATTTGGGCAAGATGTTGATGACAATGTGCTGATGGCACTCAAGAGACCTGCATGGCTCATTGCTTCTGCCAATTTAATGGTGGTCATCCATGTCATTGGCAGCTACCAAGTATGATTTAATTTACAGTTAGTTATATATACGTCCATGCAtgccatatatatatacatgcaaaGACATTTGCTGATCAATGAAATGAGGATTTGCAGGTTTATGCAATGCCGGTGTTTGCCTTGCTGGAAAAGATGATGGTCAAGAGATTGAACTTCCCACAAGGAATTGCTCTGAGACTCATTGCTAGATCTGCTTATGTTGGTAAGTTTGTCTTGTATAACCGTTCTTGGCATGCAGTGAATTTCCATATGGAATCCTCTGATTGCCTTGAAATTTTGCAGCTTTTACACTCTTCGTCGGAGTCACCTTCCCTTTCTTTGGAGATCTTCTTGGTTTCTTTGGAGGATTCGGTTTTGCTCCCACTTCATATTTTGTAAGCCAATCACCCGATTTATCATTTTACTCAATTTTCTTATTAACATTCCAAATTAATTTAACTAGCTTCATTGATGTTTTGGGGGCATTGCAGCTTCCTAGTATTATATGGCTTGTACTGAAGAAGCCAAGGATGTTCAGCATTTCATGGCTAATCAATTGGGTAGTTAATCAAAATTACACTTCCTTTCTTCTGAGCAAAATTCAAAGAATACGCATATAAACCTATATTGTCTGCATTTTTTCAGGCAAGCATATTCATCGGAGTATTCATAATGTTGGCGTCGACAATTGGTGGTTTGCGAAATATTATTATCGATGCCTCCACATATAGTTTCTACTCATGAAGAACGGTAGTTCATGTGATCAAATATTGGAAAACAATATTATATGGTTTGTAAAGTGGTTGGGTGGATTAATTTCCAGTGGGATGAAGCCATTTCCAACCATTTGTGGTTCTTGCAAAAGCTGGTTAATTAGTTCCAACATGCTACAATAATCAGTCCAATCAAAAGTTCCATTTCATTTGGTTTTCAACACACACTGTGTGGAATGGCCATTATGGTTGTCACTATAACcccattttattttcctctacTAAGCCCTACTTAATTCCTATACTCACTTCATAACTTCCATGTAGATGCCCACAAATAAGGGTGTAGCTTAATTCAATCAAAATCGATCAAATCAGTTTGACTttctttaattataaaaaatgatcttAAGGGTGTAACTTAATTCAATCAAAATCGATCAAATCAGTTCAACTTTCTTTAATCATGAAAAGTGATTTGCGTGGTTTGATTTGCAATTTTTTGTCCCCTAAACCTgatcaaacaaatattcaaagaTTATAATCGAAACTTCAAACACCTTTACTTTTTCAAAAAGATTCTATTGAAGTGGTTGATTACTATTGGATTATAATCTGAATTAATTTTTAGACATATTCATTGTATCTTGTGcttaaaatgttaaatatgttcCAAGTTTCAAACCCAAATGAATTTTCAACAACCTTCGAAACCTATTTGCATTCAACAAATCCatctaaaataaatcaaatcaatctTGACAAATGTGAGATTTACTTAGAAATTAATGCTGCTACATGTTTGCAGAATCATTACACATCTTTGAAAAGGACAGGAAAAAAGAAACTATGCTTATGTGGTTGTTTTTCTCTCTTGAGTGAGCCAGGAGGTCCTCCAAAGACTGAAAAAAGGAGTCATATCAGAAACTTATCTAAGCAGTATCATAACGAATAAAAAAGGTGGATTTTATATCGTTACGTCATTGTAAATGGAGGATTCATTGGATCCATAGAGCAGGTAAAGTTGATGAATCTTACTCACACTGCGGATAGAAGTGAACTTGTCATCCATAAAGAAGTGGATTCATTTTACTTGACCTTCTTTACATTCAATCATTAGTTTAAAGTGGAGGCACAAACTTTGCAAGTTGAGGGTACACACAAAGTAAATAGTGAAAATGAAAGTTGACGGAATTTAAATACATGGGCACTCAATCATCACCCATTCATGTGTGCGTGCACCACAAAAAGATTTGGTGCTCAATACATTCATCAACTTGTGCTTCAAAGCCAAAATCTCATCAAACCCACATCCACCACTTAAATCGTTGATTCGttttcttattgaaaaaaatgagtACTTTGTATAAACTTTTATCACCTTTGATCGAATCATTCAAATGTATTACATCTCTAAAAGGTTTTCAAAAATGCGTTAGGTGTAAAGGCATGGAATGCATTTAGCTTGGGACTCTCAAGtacacttattttttaatctaagaTGCTTGGACAGTCTACTTGGTGGCTCGATCAGGCAGTCGACCAATGGTGTAGATAAGACTGCAATGGTGACTTGCAAGTTGCAACTATATTTGATGTCTAATGGCTAACTAAGTGACCGACCAAGCTGTCCACTAGAGTAACAATTAGTTGCCTCTAATGGCTAGTTCATGCCCTAAACCATTATAAATGACTCTTAGATTTCTTTTATGTTATAGAGCATGATTTCAAATtgtcattcattcatttattaagTCTTAAGAGAGTTAAGTAAGTGCATTATTCTTTCTATTTGTTAATTCTCATTTAGTGCATCCATTACCTTAATTTACTTtgttgattaatttttaaatataaaatatcacttaaaaggtttttttaagAGTAAGATACCTCTTAAAGAATTATGGAACTTCTCTCGGAACCAAGAATTCGAGTATATAAGATTAAGACTTGATTTAAAACTTTGTTAATAGTGGAATCTCTAGGAACTTTGTTGATAGTGAAATCTCTAGGATTGAGATTGAAGCAAAAGAAGATTAGATGTAAACcaaaaatgggtagaatcataACAAATTGAAGTTTGCATAATTCCTTCCCttcttttttaagttaaaaattgtTTGGATATCATATACCCAATTTATCCTCCTTTTTGGGCTTACCTAGGTTATAGTATTATGGACCTAACACAATACTTAATAATACCCATGATCcattaaatatgtaaaaacaTTTTGTGTGTgtctatatttatattatttttttaatttcaaatttatttttttattaaacattttttgttttacaaaatgagtaatataaaaaaattttaaaaaatagtttaaaaaaaattataatccataaaatatgtatatcttatatctaaacttaaaattatatatctcatataaaagagaaaaaaattaaataatataatttaccACCTTTtatatctcatatttgattaaCACGTGATATAATAAGGGAAAGAATAacttatcatatttaattattaatcaaACATAAGATATTTTCatatcaattattttgttttattctatCTCATTTTATTTCCACCAAAGTAAACATGactattatatttgatattatactATACCACACACTTAAAAGTAATGAAACAAAGGGAATTCTAAAtgaaatcccaaaaaaaaaaaaaccctattcCTTGTAAAGACGTGATTTTCAATGAACAAGATGCTTCGACTTAGGACTAAAATTGGTCAAGAGGTTCTAATTCacattgaaaaggaaaaaggagcGGAATtctaaaatagaaatttgagGTCCATCTTCTTCAAGCTTAAGCTTAGCTTCTTTCCCTTTTAACCTTATATGATATATTGAACACATAACACAAACAAGGCAATAGATAGATACAAAGCCTCTTACCCCATATTTAATTGATAATAAGATAAAGATAACATTATCCCACCTTTTATATTATCTTAAAGTTAAGATAAGATAAGGATGAGAGATATCCATTATCTTTTTCATATCTCTTACACATATGATTCCatgaatcataattttttttttctatttggaaaatgtaatagtatttatttataaaaatttatataataattattaacaaagaaataaaacttgtgtattaaaaaatcaattattggGGATCTTCAAATAAtgtcaaatatgaaatatatttaacatttttttagataCAATATAttagaaagaaatatatttttatttgtaaaataagggatgaaatatgttttttatttttattttatttttaaataaaccaAATATAGTACAACATcctattttatcaaattaagtAAAGTAGAGTTGATGCGAAAGGtaataataaactaattaaacttataatttataaacttTGCGAAATGTTATTTGTCTTCAATCTCTATCTACCTAATCATAAACACTTTCAAGCCATATTTGATACATGAgaattagaaatgaaaataaatattttgttttcatcccTATTTCTCCTTAAACATAATgaattttgtgattttaattcttgtATTTGAATGCATATAGGAATGTAAAgttaaaatgattatttattttcatttcaaagttaAGTaacaacaaaaatgagaaaatgaataaGATGTTCATTATCACTATTTATCCCTACGTACCAAACATGACCTCTCATAGTCTTTATCCATTTAATCATGAACACTTTCATAGCCTATAAGTAAagcaaaaacaattcattattAAGTGATAATGGGTACAAACAAAACTTTGTATTTAGTAAACAagaataactttttattatatccTATTACTATTTATCATGCAATCAAGCTATAAAATTGGTATAAAAAAGAATGGTGTTTGTAACATCATCTAAATAATAAAGTGTGCCGTGGTAGTAACAATGAGTCTGGTAGTAGCTTAACAATCTTCCCATGTCCTTTAACATCCTAGCTTAATTTGCCAAATAAATTTGTTCCTCAAAGTTACACACTTAATAACTAATACAAAAATTCCATCCCTAGATTTGGTTTCCATAAAGCAAATGTAATCATTATCTCTTGTAACGACACATCATTAAAGCATTTCATACATTCAACGTTACTTTAGATTTCTCGTGATATGTGTTAAAGTacattatatatgataaaatatcaaatcCTTTTAATTCTAACATTTAGAAAAATCAATGGTTCAACACGATATCGGAGTTTCGTTTGATAAAAGGTTACTGTTCGAACATCATTATATGTTTATTTCCTTAACTAATCGTTAATTTAAATGATATTggtaaaataacataaatttggTACctattttaatgaaataactAATTCTCACAAACAAAATCGTCATTAACTTGCACAACAAAATTTAATCTCCTTCCAATAATCTTAGTAGagttaaaataatatcaaaggTATTATTGATCACACTATTAAGAAGAATATGGTTAACATAAAAGTTGTACATGTGTTGTTTCccatccaaaataaaataaaattaaagaaagattaTCAAGTCAATAAAAACATTAACTTTAATAAAGCAACTAATTCCAAAAAAGAACCGATCAAAAATGCAATAAGAAACTATGAAGGAGATGACCCATTCAGCCAACaataaaacgacgtcgtttttgTGCGAGATTTCCGTTTCTGGAAAACAAAACCAccagttttatttatttatttatttaaaatgaaaaacgGGGAAAAAACCAGGTAGGAGGACTGCTCCACCATtttgtagagagagagagatggagaaTGCGATATGTGGGAGACTAGCTCTCTCACCCAATCATGTTTTCAACTCCAAATCTGGTATCTCTCTTCATCTCTATCTCAatttctccttctctctctttctatgtATATAATGAATATGCGATTGTTGTTACTGTTGATGTTTGTTTCTC contains these protein-coding regions:
- the LOC100247480 gene encoding lysine histidine transporter-like 6 yields the protein MVSSSPPLPQKQVGPDGEWTDQGPPRRAKWWYSTFHTVTAMIGAGVLSLPYAMAYLGWGPGAMVLVVSWCITLNTMWRMIQLHECVPGMRFDRYIDLGRYAFGPKLGPWIVLPQQLIVQVGCDIVYMVTGGKCLKKFMEIACSNCTRLRQSYWICIFGSIHFVLSQLPNFNSVAGVSLAAAIMSLCYSTIAWVGCLSKGQIENVNYGYKYTSPSDYMFRVFNALGQITFAFAGHAVALEIQATIPSTPEKPSRIPMWKGAIGAYFINAICYFPVAFVGYWAFGQDVDDNVLMALKRPAWLIASANLMVVIHVIGSYQVYAMPVFALLEKMMVKRLNFPQGIALRLIARSAYVAFTLFVGVTFPFFGDLLGFFGGFGFAPTSYFLPSIIWLVLKKPRMFSISWLINWASIFIGVFIMLASTIGGLRNIIIDASTYSFYS